From Oncorhynchus tshawytscha isolate Ot180627B linkage group LG11, Otsh_v2.0, whole genome shotgun sequence, the proteins below share one genomic window:
- the eif2ak4 gene encoding eIF-2-alpha kinase GCN2 — MSCHQTSGAGSGTDDYSVQQENELEALASIFGDDFQDLRNNHPWKIKRPPEVYLCLRPNGLSNGKKSYVTVDLQVKIPPTYPDVPPELDLKNAKGLSNDNLQNLQTELTKLAAERCGEVMIYELADHVQGFLSEHNKRPSSSFHEEMLKNQRLQQERLALEEQKRLDQCRRQEEQTKFEIMAEIQRREEEKREEKKRKEMAKQERFDSLDQPAIESCSVLGSSPCSPGPPPELTEPRKGANHRRRTNSNTRHRQDTYSEDSQRSQEVLHFSNSTLGDIVVHRGKCLGESERLGRNVYNAFDATNGEFAVVYEWILRWNKKIGKFFTSEENGKIDNCKKQIHGAESELNSLLKLEHPNLVHYQALSSSERDDCLVVDLLVEYVGVSSSLSQSLASQTAIPLERLRLLTTQLLAALDYLHSNSVVHKQLGASSVLLDHQGNVRLTDYSLSKRLGDICNEDIFVQARVHFCEDMLPTKAGKKGDVWSMGLMLLALSQGKEVREYPVSVPTSLPADFQDFLNRCVCLDDADRWNTQQLLDHPFLNPPLPKTPLQCQDASPEDNGDDFASSVIPHSHILNAPFSTGLQRQFSRYFNEFEELQLLGKGAFGAVIKVQNKLDGCYYAVKRIQVNPASKQFRRIKGEVTLLSRLNHENIVRYYNAWIERHETPSTGVLSSESSEPKSTAEKLPQVRAPSLRLNELGFSILDNVEDNAPPPALASSVEWSTSIERSSSAKCSGHETSDEDDDDEEDVFCASFLPSNSDSESDIIFDNGNGSISQEEPSKRVGGDTIDSTDSERPQLIAHYLYIQMEYCEKSTLRDTIDQGLHQDNSRLWRFFREILDGLAYIHEQGMIHRDLKPVNIFLDSQDHVKIGDFGLATDHPANVAAAGKLDIEESGSVLILKSDPTGNMTGMVGTALYVSPEVQGNTKATYNQKVDLFSLGIILFEMSYRPMTTGSERISVLSQLRMEDIHFPEDFPECKSGMQRKVIGWLLNHDPAMRPTAQELLKSDLLPPPQMEESELHEVLQHTMANVNGKAYRTMVNQLFSQNTSPVMDYTYDIDLHKGSFNFNSAKLQQYVYETITRIFKKHGAVRLQTPLLLPRNRKLYEGSELACLMDHSGMLVTLPYDLRMAFARFVARNNITHFKRWSIERVFRPRKPDRAHPRELLECSFDVIVPVTNSLLPDAETIFTISEIIQEFSVLQERNYHIYLNHTSLLKAILLHSGVPEDKLSHASSILCEAMSEKLTRREVEAKFCNLSLSNNSLQTLYKYIEQKGDLRDLVPLITSLTKQKTAVTQLAKQGLRDLEELTGLLRRLGVKLQVVVNLGLVYKVQHHCGVIFQFVAFIKKRRRTVPDIVAAGGRYDHLILEFRGPASSAPVPSAVGASVALDKVCAALANMEEPPSISSCDVLVVPVGHTSMGRAINVIQKLWTAGVSADIVYDVSQSQETLLEHCRQAGITCMALVSDKEGYYIKVKSFEKERQSEKRIPESDLVDHIVQKCRTKFYEERNVREISETVSLQNSKGSLVSTSGSSEQHGSSASSNMNVNLLTPEKVSSSTRRRYETQIQTRLQNLGSNLQSKSNDIEVLAVDLPKETLINFLSLEFDGDESFNISVKHLLSRLPKQRYLKSICEEIHRFKIMKRVAVVVLYSYKDDYYKVLL, encoded by the exons ATGAGTTGTCATCAGACTTCTGGAGCTGGGAGTGGAACCGACGACTATTCTGTTCAACAGGAAAACGAACTAGAAGCGCTTGCATCCATTTTTGGAGATGATTTTCAGGATCTGCGGAATAACCATCCATGGAAG ATCAAAAGGCCACCCGAGGTATACCTGTGCCTGCGACCTAACGGACTAAGCAATGGGAAGAAAAGTTATGTGACAGTGGACTTGCAGGTCAAAATCCCACCAACGTACCCAGATGT GCCTCCAGAGCTTGACTTAAAGAATGCCAAAGGTCTCTCCAATGACAACCTTCAGAACCTCCAGACAGAGCTCACTAAACTGGCTGCAGAGCGATGTGGGGAG gTGATGATCTATGAGCTGGCCGACCATGTTCAGGGATTTCTGAGTGAACACAACAAGCGTCCGTCCAGCTCCTTCCATGAGGAGATGCTGAAGAACCAGCGGCTGCAGCAGGAGAGGCTAGCCCTGGAGGAGCAAAAGCGACTGGATCAATGCCGCAGGCAGGAGGAGCAGACG AAATTTGAGATCATGGCTGAAATccaaagaagagaggaggagaaacgagaggagaagaagaggaaagaAATGGCTAAACAG GAGCGTTTTGACAGTTTGGACCAGCCTGCCATAGAAAGTTGTTCTGTATTGGGCAGCTCACCTTGTTCCCCTGGACCTCCACCTGAGCTCACTGAACCCAGAAAAGGGGCCAACCACCGGAGACGAACCAACTCGAACACCCGCCACAG acaggacacATACAGCGAGGATAGCCAACGCTCACAGGAAGTGCTTCACTTCAGCAACAGTACCCTGGGGGACATCGTAGTGCATAGAGGGAAGTGCCTGG gggagagtgagaggctTGGCCGTAATGTTTATAATGCATTCGATGCGACCAACGGAGAGTTTGCTGTAGTATACGAGTGGATCCTACGCTGGAACAAGAAGATTGGCAAGTTCTTCACCAGCGAGGAAAACGGGAAGATTGACAATTGTAAAAAGCAG ATCCATGGAGCAGAGAGTGAGCTGAACTCCCTGCTGAAGCTGGAGCACCCTAACCTGGTGCACTACCAGGCCCTGAGCTCCAGTGAGAGGGATGACTGCCTGGTGGTGGACCTGCTGGTGGAGTATGTCGGGGTCAGCAGCAGTCTGAGCCAGAGCCTGGCCAGCCAGACCGCCATCCCCCTAGAGCGCCTCCGCCTGCTCACCACCCAGCTCCTGGCTGCCCTCGACTACCTCCACTCCAACTCTGTTGTCCACAAACAGCTGGGCGCCTCTAGTGTGCTGCTGGACCACCAGGGCAATGTGCGTCTCACAGACTACAGCCTCTCCAAAAGACTGGGTGACATCTGCAATGAGGACATCTTTGTGCAGGCCCGCGTGCACTTCTGTGAGGACATGCTTCCCACCAAGGCTGGGAAGAAAGGGGACGTATGGAGCATGGGGCTTATGCTGCTGGCACTGAGCCAGGGGAAGGAGGTCAGGGAGTACCCTGTGTCTGTGCCCACCAGCCTGCCAGCTGACTTCCAGGACTTCCTTAACAG gtgtgtgtgccTGGATGATGCTGACCGCTGGAACACCCAGCAGCTCTTGGACCACCCCTTCCTCAACCCTCCACTTCCAAAGACCCCTCTACAGTGCCAAGATGCTAGTCCAGAAG ACAATGGGGATGACTTTGCGTCGTCGGTCATCCCTCACAGTCACATCCTCAATGCTCCGTTCAGCACTGGGCTGCAGAGGCAGTTCTCACGCTACTTCAATGAGTTTGAAGAGTTACAGCTGCTGGGGAAAGGAGCTTTTGGTGCCGTTATCAAG GTCCAGAACAAGTTGGATGGCTGTTACTATGCTGTGAAGCGTATCCAGGTGAACCCAGCCAGTAAGCAGTTCCGTAGGATCAAAGGTGAGGTGACGCTGCTGTCGCGCCTCAACCATGAGAACATCGTCCGCTACTACAACGCCTGGATCGAGAGGCACGAGACCCCCTCCACAGGGGTCCTGAGCTCAGAAAGCTCCGAGCCCAAGAGCACAGCAGAGAAACTGCCCCAGGTCCGAGCCCCCTCTCTGCGACTCAACGAGCTGGGCTTCAGCATTCTTGACAACGTGGAGGACAACGCCCCTCCCCCCGCCCTAGCCAGCTCGGTGGAGTGGAGCACCTCCATCGAAAGGTCCTCTAGCGCCAAGTGTAGTGGCCACGAGACCAGCGATGAGGACGACGATGATGAAGAGGATGTCTTCTGTGCCTCGTTCCT CCCATCAAACAGTGACTCAGAGAGTGACATCATTTTTGACAATGGGAATGGCAGCATATCTCAG GAGGAGCCAAGCAAGAGAGTGGGGGGTGACACGATAGATAGCACAGACTCGGAGAGGCCACAGCTCATAGCACATTACCTTTACATCCAG ATGGAATACTGTGAAAAAAGCACTTTGCGAGACACCATTGACCAGGGCCTCCATCAGGACAATAGTCGCCTGTGGAGGTTCTTCAGGGAGATCCTGGATGGCCTGGCTTACATCCACGAACAG GGGATGATTCATCGAGACCTCAAGCCTGTCAACATTTTCTTGGACTCTCAGGACCATGTGAAAATTGGAGACTTTGGCCTGGCCACAGACCATCCTGCTAATGTG GCTGCAGCAGGTAAACTGGATATTGAGGAGAGTGGCTCTGTTCTGATTCTCAAATCGGACCCAACAG GGAACATGACTGGTATGGTTGGTACTGCCTTGTATGTCAGTCCAGAGGTGCAAGGAAATACTAAAGCCACTTACAACCAG aaagtggatcTGTTTAGCTTGGGTATCATCCTGTTTGAGATGTCCTACCGGCCCATGACCACCGGATCTGAACGCATCTCAGTCCTGAGCCAGCTGCGCATG GAGGACATCCACTTCCCTGAAGACTTCCCTGAGTGTAAGAGTGGAATGCAG agGAAGGTGATTGGCTGGCTGTTGAACCATGACCCGGCCATGCGTCCCACGGCCCAGGAGCTCTTGAAGAGTGATCTGCTGCCCCCGCCCCAGATGGAGGAGTCAGAGCTCCACGAGGTCCTGCAGCATACCATGGCTAACGTCAATGGCAAGGCCTACCGCACTATGGTCAACCAGCTCTTCTCCCAGAACACCTCCCCCGTCATGGACTACACCTACGATATCGACCTCCACAAG GGTAGTTTTAATTTCAACAGTGCTAAATTGCAACAGTATGTGTACGAAACAATTACCAGGATCTTCAAGAAACACG GGGCTGTGCGTCTCCAGACCCCCCTGCTGCTCCCCAGGAATAGGAAGTTGTATGAGGGCAGTGAGCTGGCCTGCTTGATGGACCACAGCGGTATGCTGGTCACCCTGCCCTACGACCTCCGG ATGGCATTCGCAAGATTTGTGGCCAGAAATAATATTACCCATTTCAAGAG gtgGAGCATCGAGCGTGTGTTCCGGCCCAGGAAGCCAGACAGGGCTCACCCCAGGGAGCTGCTGGAGTGTTCCTTTGATGTCATTGTCCCTGTCAccaacagcctgctgcctgacgCTGAGACCATCTTCACCATCTCAGAGATTATCCAGGAGTTCAGTGTCCTGCAG gaGAGGAACTACCACATCTACCTGAACCACACCAGTCTGCTGAAGGCCATCCTGCTACACAGCGGAGTCCCAGAGGACAAGCTGAGCCACGCCTCCAGTATCCTTTGTGAAGCCATG AGTGAAAAGCTGACCAGGCGAGAGGTGGAGGCCAAGTTCTGTAACCTCTCTCTGTCCAACAACAGT TTGCAGACGCTGTATAAATACATAGAGCAAAAGGGAGACCTTCGGGACCTGGTCCCCCTcatcacctctctgaccaaaCAAAAGACTGCCGTAACCCAGCTGGCCAAGCAGGGCCTCAGAGACCTGGAGGAGCTCACTGGTCTGCTCAGGAGACTGGGCGTCAAGCTGCAG GTAGTGGTCAATCTGGGTCTGGTATATAAAGTGCAGCACCATTGTGGGGTCATCTTCCAGTTTGTGGCCTTCATCAAGAAACGAAGACGCACAGTGCCAGACATCGTGGCTGCAGGAGGGAGATACGACCACCTG ATCCTTGAGTTCCGTGGTCCAGCGTCCTCTGCTCCTGTCCCCTCGGCAGTAGGGGCCAGTGTGGCTCTGGACAAGGTCTGTGCTGCCCTGGCCAACATGGAGGAGCCG CCCTCTATCAGTTCGTGTGATGTGCTGGTGGTGCCTGTAGGCCACACCTCCATGGGCAGGGCCATCAATGTGATCCAGAAGCTGTGGACAGCAGGGGTCTCTGCTGACATCGTCTATGATGTGTCACAG tCCCAGGAGACTCTGCTGGAGCACTGCAGACAGGCTGGCATCACCTGCATGGCCCTGGTCTCAGACAAGGAGGGGTACTACATCAAG GTCAAGTCCTTTGAGAAGGAAAGGCAGTCAGAGAAGAGGATTCCAGAGTCTGACCTTGTGGATCACATTGTTCAGAAATGTCGGACCAAATTCTATGAGGAGAGAAATGTCAG GGAAATCTCTGAGACTGTCTCTCTTCAGAATTCCAAGGGATCACTCGTCAGTACCTCAG GATCATCAGAGCAGCATGGGAGCAGTGCCTCTAGTAACATGAATGTGAACCTCCTCACCCCGGAGAAGGTGTCCTCTAGCACCAGACGACGCTACGAGACCCAG aTACAAACCAGATTGCAGAATCTAGGTAGCAATTTACAGAGCAAGAGCAATGACATCGAAGTTCTGGCT GTGGACCTGCCGAAGGAAACCCTCATCAACTTCCTGTCTTTGGAG tttgATGGAGATGAGTCGTTCAATATCAGCGTTAAACATCTGCTGTCGCGTCTCCCCAAGCAGCGCTACCTCAAGTCCATCTGTGAGGAGATCCACCGCTTCAAAATCATGAAAAG AGTTGCTGTGGTGGTTTTGTACAGCTACAAGGATGATTACTACAAGGTTCTTCTGTGA